The stretch of DNA GCACGCGGGCGAGGCTGATGCGCAAGCAGCCGACGCGATCAGCCACCTCGAGAGCGGTAACGGTCCTGCCGGCGGATCGGGTGACGCCCACGAAGCCTCGCCGAGCTTCATCGGCGAAGCTGCCCAGGCCGTCGCGGAGAAGGTCGCCGAGGTTGGCGGTGCGGTGAAGATGGCGCTTGCTCCCAAGGCGACCGGCAAGCTGCAGCACGGTGACGTCGTCATCGCCGCCATCACCAGCTGCACGAACACGAGCAACCCGAGCGTCATGGTCGCCGCCGGCCTCGTCGCCAAAAAGGCCAACGAGCGCGGGCTTTCCGTGCCGCACTGGGTCAAGACGAGCCTTGCCCCCGGCAGCCGCGTCGTGACCGACTACCTCGACAAGTCAAACCTCTCGTCGGAACTGGATCAGCTCGGCTTCCACACCGTCGGCTACGGCTGCACGACGTGCATCGGCAACAGCGGCCCGCTGCCGGAGCACATCGCCAAAGAGATCCAGGACAACGACCTCGTCGCCTGCAGCGTGCTGTCGGGCAACCGCAACTTTGAGGGCCGAATCAACCCCCACGTCAAGGCCAACTACCTCGCCAGCCCGCCGCTGGTGGTTGCGTACGCCCTGGCCGGGTCGATGGACGTCGATCTGTCGAGCGAGCCGATTCAGCACGACGCGAACGGGCAGCCGGTCTACCTGAAGGACATCTGGCCGACGCAGGAGGAAGTCTCCAGCACGGTCGCCTCGTGCATCGACCCGAGCATGTTCCGCGATCGCTACGGCAACGTGGCCGAGGGCAACGAAGACTGGAATGCCATTCCGGTCAAGGGTGGCGAGCTCTTCGACTGGTCGGAGGACTCGACTTATGTCCAAGAGCCGCCCTTCTTCGTCGGGCTGGGCGACACGCCCGAGCCGATCACGGCGATCCACGGGGCCAAGGTCCTGGTCATGGTCGGCGACAGCGTCACGACCGACCACATCTCCCCCGCCGGTGCTATCAAGGCGACGGCGCCGGCTGGCAAGTACCTCAAGGAGAAAGGCGTCGGGCTCGCGGAGTTCAACAGCTACGGCGCGCGCCGCGGCAACGACCGCGTCATGGTCCGCGGCACGTTCGCCAACATCCGCCTCAAGAACCAGCTCGCCCCCGGTACCGAAGGCGGCTGGACGACGTTCCAAGGTGACACGTTGCCAGCCGATGTGATCAAGCACGAGAACGGGCAAGCCGTCAGCATCTTCGACGCCAGTCGTGGCTACGGCGTGGCCTCGACCAGCGACGCCGACGTCAACCCATCTGCCGACGGCACGCCGTTGGTGGTGCTGGCCGGCAAGGACTACGGCATGGGCTCGTCGCGCGACTGGGCAGCGAAGGGCACGCTGCTGCTCGGCGTCAAGGCCGTCATCGCCGAGAGCTTCGAGCGCATCCACCGCAGCAACCTCGTCGGCATGGGCGTCCTGCCGCTGACCTTCAACGACGGCGACACGCGCGACAGCCTCGGTCTCGACGGCACGGAAACCTTCGACATCACCGTCGACGACACACTGACTCCGCGACAGATGGTGCCAGTGACGGCAACGAAGTCCGACGGCACGAAGGTGTCGTTCGAGGCGCTGTGCCGCATCGACACGCCCGTCGAGATCGACTACTACCGCAACGGCGGCATTCTTCAGACGGTGCTGCGTCGGTTGATGAAAAGCTGAGTTTTCCCAGAATTCCCTATCGTCCTGAACGAGCGAAGCGAGTCGAAGGACCTCGTTCGCGTCTTGCTTTCGTGCACAGGCGAGGCCCCTTGGCTGCGCTCGGGATGGCAGAGCGGAGGCAATCTGGTCTGACGCACAGGCCGATCTCAGCTGAAAATTGTGCGTTTTTTCTTGTCGTAAGCGTTGCTCGGGGATTGATCGCGCGTTTTTCCCCGATATCTTCCGCGCAAGCCCGCCGCGGGTGGGCTGAACGTCCCTGAAGTCCGGAAGAACCGGCAGATCGGAGCACACATGGCCAAGGCCGTAAAGAAAGTCGCCAAGAAGGCGCCCGCCAAGAAGGCACCCAGTCCCAACAAGCCCATGACCAAGACGGAGGTCTACGCGTACCTCGCAGACAAGGTCGGCATCACCAAGCAGCAGGCCCGCGCGTTCTTCGACGAGCAGGCCGAACTTGCTTACACCCAGGCCAAGAAGAACGACAAGGGCTTCACGGTGCCAGGCATCGGCAAGCTGGTCGTCGTCAAGCGTGGGCCGCGCACGTTCCGCAACCCGCAGACCGGCCAGCCGGTCAAGAAGCCCGCCAGCAAGGCGCTTAAGTTCCGCATCGCCAAGCCTGCCAAGGACGCCGTCCTTCCCGCCGGCAAGTGATCGGACGTCACTGCATGCTCCGGGACGTCGCATGACGCGACGGGCAGGTCGCACGAAGCAACCTGCCGCCGGCAGCATCCCATCGCTCCGGACCAGCGGCCCGCCGGCCTCGTCGGCGGGCCGCGGCCGTTGGAGCTGGCAACGTGCTTGGAGCAGGCAACGTTCTCGGACGCTCGGGTTATCGCCCCTCGTGTTAGACGCCAAGCTGGGCTGAATGGGACATCCGGGTCATGTCACGCCAGACCCTTAACGCCGGGAGCTTCCCGCAGGAAGCCTTTGCCGAAACACATCTCGCCGCCCTCGCCCAAATCGCGGCGAAGGCGGTCGTGAAGAATCCACGTCGCCGGTTCACCGATCGGCTCGCCGACAACAGCCTTTCGCCGCTGGAGGCTCGCCGCCTCATGGCCGCAGATGCCGGCAGCGTCGCGATCGATGACGGCGTCCTCGACCTCGCCGCCGCCGACAACGGCGACTACGGCCTCGCGGTCGAGCTTGACGCCGACGGCAGCCACCTTCGCGGCGTCATCGTCGGCACCGACGGCACGCGTACCGCCGGCGATTGGGTCGATGTTGATTCCGTCCGGCAGATCCGTGTTGCAGGGTCCAGTGGCACCGACCACGTCCGAATCGATGGCCGGCTCGCCGGGTCGGTCGACGTCGTTCAGGTGAGCCCGGACGTCGAGGCCGTCGAGGTCTACCACGTCGACACGCGCTCCTCCAAGTCGGGTGCCGCACGTCTGGCCCGCCAGATCGGCGGCTCGCACGCCGGGCTGGACGTCTCGATCGAGCGCGGCCGCGTCGGCGACTCGTCGATCGAAGTCCAGGACCGCACGCTCCCGAGCATCCAGCAGGTCCGCGTCGAGACGGCAGAGGGCGTCAGCATCACGCTGGCCAACGGGTCCGTCCTCTCGGCCGACCACCTGGCAGAACAGGTTGGCCTGGTGACCGACGTGCTTCTCGACGGCGGCTTCACCGGCAGCGTCCACTACAAGCTCGTCGGACCCGACGGCACGTGGGAGCATACCGAGAACTACGAGCCCTACGCCGTCTTCGGCGACGAAGTGGGCGTCCTGAACGCATGGTCGCACGCCCCGGGCGAGTACCGCCTGGAGACGACGGCCTTCACCGGCAAGAACGGCACCGGTCGATCGGCTCCGGTCGACGCCTTGACCTTCACGGTGTCGAGCGACGTGACCTCGACCGAGACGACCCCGCCTGCCGAGCCGCCCACGGTCACGCCGCCCGTCGTGACGCCGCCCACAGCGCCGGTGGTTCCGCCGACGCCGCCCGTGGTTCCGCCTCCGGCCCCGGTGGTTCCGCCGGCGAGCAACCCGACGTCGCCCGATGTCCGCAACGACGTCGACGGCCCGACGGTCGCCCTGTCGCTCATCAGCGACACCATCCAGGCCGGACTGAGCGTCCACGGCGATGGCTTTGGCACGACGTTCAAGAGTGGCCAGTACAACGACGCCACCTTCGAATGGGACTTCGGCGACGCCGGCTCGGCCCACAACAGCTACCGCGGCTTTGTCGCCGGTCACGTCTACGACACGCCCGGCACCTACACCGTCACCCTCACCGTCACGGACGATCAGGGCCGCGTCGGCACGGCAACCCGCGACGTGCGCGTCGTGGCCTCCACGCGGACGCTGATTCACGTCGACGTCCACGGCAACGACAGCAACGACGGCTCCAGCCCGTCGTCGGCCGTCCGCACGGCAGAGCGTGCCAACGAGCTGCTGGCCAGCTACGGCGACGACGTCGAGATCCTGTTCCGCCGCGGGCAGAGCCACAAGTTCTACAGCGAGATCAACGTCCAGAACGCCAACATCGTCATCAGTGCCTATGGCACAGGCTCCAAGCCGGACCTCGAGTGGCACGGGCCGCACGACTGGACCCGGAGCGTCATCGTGATCAGCCGGTCAGCCGAGCAGGTCACGGTCCGCGGGCTCAGCTTCGACAACGCCAACGTCCATCACACCGGCAAGCAGATCGCCAACGCCATCCGTGGCGGCGGGCAGGAGATCGCTGTCCTGGACAACAGCTTCTACGACGTGTCGAACGCCATCCTCAACAACGCCCAGCCGACCGGCATGCTGGTCCAGGGCAATACGGCCCCGTCCGACACCGGCATTCGTGCCTACTTCGTCTGGGGCGAGGGTGAGCAGCTCAGCGTCGTCGGCAACACCGTCGGCAACTCGACCCGCGAGCACATCGTCCGCGTCGCCAACGGCATCAAGGGCGTCACCGTCGCCGGCAACGACTTCGACAACATCGATCGCACCGACGTCGACCGCTACGACACGCCCAAGGGCACCGTCGTCATGCAACACGGCAGCTTCGCCTACGTCAGCGACAACACCATCCGCGGTGCCAGCGGCGTCGGCCCGCTCGGCGATGCGGACGGTCTCAAGAGCCCGAGCGACCGCTTCGAGTTCGCTGTCTTCGAGTTCAACGACTACGTCGACGACTCGTTCTTCCACGTCGAACACGGTGCCGAGCACATCGACTTCCGCTACAACCGCATGAGCGCCGTCGATGGCACGACCTCGGTCCGAGTCGAGGGTTACAGCAGCGCTTACGACCGCACCGTCGTCGACCTGACCGTGCACGGCAACGTCGCCACCAACTTCGGCACTCAGGGCCGCTTCATCTGGAGCGACTGGGGCGTCGAGGGCATCGAACTGACCGACAACGTCCTGGTCGCGCCGAACTTCAACGTCGGCAACTACCAGACGTTCGCCCTCTACCACGGCTCGGGCAACCTGAACGAGTACACCCTCATCGACGGCAACACGTGGCCCGAACCCACCGAAGGCGGCTGGGCGCAGGGCGGCATGATGTACGTCGGCACCACGGGCGATCGCAGCGAATACCGCGACGCCGACGAGTGGAACAACCTGCACGGCGTCGGGACCGACACCTTCGCCGACGTCAATGCCGACACCGCATGGCTGGCCCTGCTGGCCGAGCACGGACTGACCGACTGGGCCAACTAGGCCTTCACAATTCTGGCGTGCGGCGGGGGCTCAGGTGCGTTGCCTGGGCCCCCGTTGTCTTTTTTGCTTTCCGACTGCCAGTCACAGGCAGGCAGCTCACAACGACGTCCCTCGAACTGTCGTACGGAACAGCGGGGACCGATGATGACTGTGTGCGTCGCGTGCTGGTCATTGCTGAAGCGTGCAACCCGGAGTGGGTGAGCGTTCCGCTGGTCGGATGGTCCCATTACGCCGCCCTGCGCGAGGTTGCCGACGTCCACTTGGTCACGCAGGTCCGGAATTGTGAGGCCCTGACTCGCGCAGGACTCGTCGAGGGCGACGACTTCACGGCGATCGATTCGGAGAAGATCGTCAAACCGATCTGGAACGTCGCCGACACCGTCGCCGGCAAAGGCAAAGGCTGGACCATTCGCCAGGCCGCCATGGCTGCGGCGTATCCGTACTTCGAGCGACTCCTGTGGAAGACCTTCGGCCCGAAGCTGCGCGCCGGAGCCTTCGACCTCGTCCACCAGATCACGCCGCTTTCACCAACGAATAGCCCGAAGACTGCCAGTCGCTGCGCGAAGATCGGCGTGCCGTTCGTCTGGGGCCCGCTCAACGGTGGCGCACCATGGCCCAAAGAGTTTCAGGCCGAACAGCGACAGGAACGCGAGTATCTCGCCAGTGTCCGAGGTGCCTTCAAGCTGCTGCCGGGCTACGCGTCGGCCCGTCGATCCGCGTCGGCGATCGTCTGTGGCAGCCGGCACACGCTGTCGGAGATGCCGGACGACTGCCGCGATCGCTGCGTCTACCTGCCTGAGAACGGGATCGATCCGAGTCGTTTCACGGCTCGGCGAACCCGAACCGCTGGCGACGGCCCGCTGCGACTGGTCAGCATCGGCAGGCTCGTGCCGTACAAGGGCCACGACATGGCAATCCAGGCGGCCGAGCCGCTCTTGCGCGACGGCCGGGCGACGCTGACGATCTACGGCGAAGGCCCGATGCGGCCGGAGCTGGAGAAGCTGGCCGACGGCTTGCCGAACGTCTCGATGCCGGGCTGGGTGAAGCACCACGAAGTTCCCGACGTGCTGGCGGACGCAGACCTGCTGATCTTCCCCAGCATCCGCGAATTCGGCGGCGGTGTGGCGCTGGAGGCGATGGCCGTCGGGCTTCCGGTCGCGTGCGTCGACTATGCCGGCCCGCCGGAGCTGGTGACGGACGACGTCGGCTGGCTCGTCCCGATGGGCAACCGGGCAGCCATCGTCCGCGACTTCCAGTCTCTCATGACGATCCTCGCCGACGACCCGTCGCCGATCGAGGCCAAGGGCAAAGCCGCCAAAGCTCGCGTCGATCGCCTCTTCACCTGGCAGGCCAAGGCGAAGCAGACCCTGTCAATCTACGACGCCGTGCTCGCCGGACGAGCGCTTCCGGACTTCGGAATGCCGCTGAGCTGATTGCGAGCGATGACCGCAGCTCTTTCGATCAGGCATCGCTTCGGCCTCGGGTACAGCTTTGTGCGGCAACGGCCGATACCGTGAGGGTGTCGCCGACTCACGTCGATCTTCGTGCGCTCCAAGAGGACGAGGTCGATCGCATCGAGCGATCCGACGACCGCCAGACGCGGCTGGACGAACGAATGAGCCCCCGCACCGCCGCCGATCACGACACGCGCGAGGTGCTCGTCATCGAGCCCAAAAGGTCGGGCGGGCTGGCTGCGGCGTTTGATCGATCGTTCCTCCGAGAGGTGTCTCGCCAGCGCGAGCTGCTCTACTTCCTCATCTGGCGCGACATCAAGGTCCGCTACAAGATGGCCGCCCTGGGCCTCGCCTGGGCGCTGATGGTCCCGCTGGTCAGCACGATTATCTTCGGCGTCATCGGCACCAAACTCGGCTTCGGAAACGGCCAGCCCGCGCCGTGGATCGTGGTCCTCGCCGCCGGCATGACGCCGTGGCTCTTCATTCAGAAGTGCGTCAGTGACGGCGGGCAATCGCTGGTGCACAACCAGCAGCTGCTCAGCAAGATCTACATGCCGCGTGTCTTCATCCCGTCCGCCTCGTGCGGGACGGCGATGGTCGACATGCTTACGGCCTTCCTGATCACCAGCGGCTTTGCCGTCATCTTCACAATCACCGGCAGCTGGACGCCGACGTGGAATCTCTTGGCGATCCCGCTGCTGGTCCCTCTGACCTTCGTCGCCGGCGTCGGGACGGCCATCCTGCTCAGCGGCATCACCGTCCTCTACCGCGACGTGCGGTTCCTGATTCCGTTCTTCACGCAATTCGGCCTGTGGCTGAGTGCCGTCGTCTTCCCGCTGGAACTGGTTCTGCCCGAAAACTACCTCTGGATCGCAGCGATCAACCCGTACGCCGGCATCGTCAGTGCCTGGCGCAGCGCCATCATCGGCACCGAATGGCAGCCGCTCCTCGTCGCCAGCAGCTGCATCCTGAGCCCCATCATCCTCCTCGTCGGCGTTGCCTATTTCCGACACGTGGAGCGACGCTTTGCGGACATCGCGTGACCAGAAGTACCGAGTAACGAGTAGCGAGTAGTGAATCGCCAGATGTCGCCACTCCGTACTCGGTACTCCATACTCCTTACTTCCGAACAATGCTTCCCGCCGTTCATGTCGAAAACCTCTCCAAGGCCTATCGCATCGGGCTCGAGGACAAGCGCGAGCGGCCGAGCGCGTTCGCGGGCATCGGGGGCTACCTCAAGAAGTCGATCCGCGACACGCGGCGTCGCCTGAGCGAGGACTGGACGGACGAGAACGACACCTTTTGGGCGCTGTCGGACGTCAACTTCACCGTCGACGCCGGCGAGACCGTCGGGCTCATAGGACGTAATGGTGCAGGCAAAAGCACGCTGCTCAAGATCCTCAGCCGCATCGTCGAGCCGACAGAGGGCAAGATCACGCTCCGCGGCCGGGTGTCGTCGCTGCTGGAAGTCGGCACCGGCTTCCACCCGGAGCTGACCGGACGTGAAAACGTCTACCTCAACGGCGCGATCCTCGGGATGCGCCGCGAAGAGATCAAACGGAAGTTCGACGACATCGTCGAGTTCAGCGAGGTCGGCAAGTTCCTCGACACACCCGTCAAGCGCTACTCCAGCGGCATGTACGTGCGGCTGGCGTTCAGCGTCGCAGCGCACCTCGATCCGCAGATCATGATCGTCGATGAGGTGCTGGCCGTCGGGGATGCGTCGTTCCAGAAGAAGTGCCTGGGCAAGATGAACGACGTCGTGAAGGAGGGGCGGACCGTGCTGTTCGTCAGCCACCAGATGGACGCCGTCGCAAGCCTGTGCGGCAGCGTCATGGTCGTCGACGGCGGCAAGGCGAGCGAGCGGCTGCCGACAGAAGAAGGCATCACGCGGTACCTCGGCGGACGCGAGC from Planctomycetota bacterium encodes:
- a CDS encoding aconitate hydratase, yielding MAIYSEKPHNPLGSRKTLATAAGEVTYFDMNTVGDVDRLPFSIKVLLEAALRNMDGFEVTEENVRGLAAWSPTAEATEVPFKPARVILQDFTGVPCVVDLAAMRSAMKRAGGDPQKINPLVPVDLVIDHSVQVDEFANPLAMIRNSEIEFDRNRERYEFLKWGQKAFKNFGVVPPATGIVHQVNLEYLAGVVLTQDGVAMPDSLVGTDSHTTMINGLGVLGWGVGGIEAEAAMLGQPCYLLTPEVVGMKLTGELPEGATATDLVLRVTEILRTHGVVGKFVEFFGPGMKSMTVADRGTIANMAPEYGATMGFFPVDEKTLDYMRLTGRDDKQIDLVERYTKANGLWCEASSEPVFTETLELDLGTITPSIAGPRRPQDRIELRQSRSSFRSVLMDDFGQNLDGQIPRLDRWSNEAPLHEDGSHAGEADAQAADAISHLESGNGPAGGSGDAHEASPSFIGEAAQAVAEKVAEVGGAVKMALAPKATGKLQHGDVVIAAITSCTNTSNPSVMVAAGLVAKKANERGLSVPHWVKTSLAPGSRVVTDYLDKSNLSSELDQLGFHTVGYGCTTCIGNSGPLPEHIAKEIQDNDLVACSVLSGNRNFEGRINPHVKANYLASPPLVVAYALAGSMDVDLSSEPIQHDANGQPVYLKDIWPTQEEVSSTVASCIDPSMFRDRYGNVAEGNEDWNAIPVKGGELFDWSEDSTYVQEPPFFVGLGDTPEPITAIHGAKVLVMVGDSVTTDHISPAGAIKATAPAGKYLKEKGVGLAEFNSYGARRGNDRVMVRGTFANIRLKNQLAPGTEGGWTTFQGDTLPADVIKHENGQAVSIFDASRGYGVASTSDADVNPSADGTPLVVLAGKDYGMGSSRDWAAKGTLLLGVKAVIAESFERIHRSNLVGMGVLPLTFNDGDTRDSLGLDGTETFDITVDDTLTPRQMVPVTATKSDGTKVSFEALCRIDTPVEIDYYRNGGILQTVLRRLMKS
- a CDS encoding HU family DNA-binding protein → MAKAVKKVAKKAPAKKAPSPNKPMTKTEVYAYLADKVGITKQQARAFFDEQAELAYTQAKKNDKGFTVPGIGKLVVVKRGPRTFRNPQTGQPVKKPASKALKFRIAKPAKDAVLPAGK
- a CDS encoding PKD domain-containing protein; this translates as MSRQTLNAGSFPQEAFAETHLAALAQIAAKAVVKNPRRRFTDRLADNSLSPLEARRLMAADAGSVAIDDGVLDLAAADNGDYGLAVELDADGSHLRGVIVGTDGTRTAGDWVDVDSVRQIRVAGSSGTDHVRIDGRLAGSVDVVQVSPDVEAVEVYHVDTRSSKSGAARLARQIGGSHAGLDVSIERGRVGDSSIEVQDRTLPSIQQVRVETAEGVSITLANGSVLSADHLAEQVGLVTDVLLDGGFTGSVHYKLVGPDGTWEHTENYEPYAVFGDEVGVLNAWSHAPGEYRLETTAFTGKNGTGRSAPVDALTFTVSSDVTSTETTPPAEPPTVTPPVVTPPTAPVVPPTPPVVPPPAPVVPPASNPTSPDVRNDVDGPTVALSLISDTIQAGLSVHGDGFGTTFKSGQYNDATFEWDFGDAGSAHNSYRGFVAGHVYDTPGTYTVTLTVTDDQGRVGTATRDVRVVASTRTLIHVDVHGNDSNDGSSPSSAVRTAERANELLASYGDDVEILFRRGQSHKFYSEINVQNANIVISAYGTGSKPDLEWHGPHDWTRSVIVISRSAEQVTVRGLSFDNANVHHTGKQIANAIRGGGQEIAVLDNSFYDVSNAILNNAQPTGMLVQGNTAPSDTGIRAYFVWGEGEQLSVVGNTVGNSTREHIVRVANGIKGVTVAGNDFDNIDRTDVDRYDTPKGTVVMQHGSFAYVSDNTIRGASGVGPLGDADGLKSPSDRFEFAVFEFNDYVDDSFFHVEHGAEHIDFRYNRMSAVDGTTSVRVEGYSSAYDRTVVDLTVHGNVATNFGTQGRFIWSDWGVEGIELTDNVLVAPNFNVGNYQTFALYHGSGNLNEYTLIDGNTWPEPTEGGWAQGGMMYVGTTGDRSEYRDADEWNNLHGVGTDTFADVNADTAWLALLAEHGLTDWAN
- a CDS encoding glycosyltransferase family 4 protein is translated as MLVIAEACNPEWVSVPLVGWSHYAALREVADVHLVTQVRNCEALTRAGLVEGDDFTAIDSEKIVKPIWNVADTVAGKGKGWTIRQAAMAAAYPYFERLLWKTFGPKLRAGAFDLVHQITPLSPTNSPKTASRCAKIGVPFVWGPLNGGAPWPKEFQAEQRQEREYLASVRGAFKLLPGYASARRSASAIVCGSRHTLSEMPDDCRDRCVYLPENGIDPSRFTARRTRTAGDGPLRLVSIGRLVPYKGHDMAIQAAEPLLRDGRATLTIYGEGPMRPELEKLADGLPNVSMPGWVKHHEVPDVLADADLLIFPSIREFGGGVALEAMAVGLPVACVDYAGPPELVTDDVGWLVPMGNRAAIVRDFQSLMTILADDPSPIEAKGKAAKARVDRLFTWQAKAKQTLSIYDAVLAGRALPDFGMPLS
- a CDS encoding ABC transporter permease, whose product is MSPTHVDLRALQEDEVDRIERSDDRQTRLDERMSPRTAADHDTREVLVIEPKRSGGLAAAFDRSFLREVSRQRELLYFLIWRDIKVRYKMAALGLAWALMVPLVSTIIFGVIGTKLGFGNGQPAPWIVVLAAGMTPWLFIQKCVSDGGQSLVHNQQLLSKIYMPRVFIPSASCGTAMVDMLTAFLITSGFAVIFTITGSWTPTWNLLAIPLLVPLTFVAGVGTAILLSGITVLYRDVRFLIPFFTQFGLWLSAVVFPLELVLPENYLWIAAINPYAGIVSAWRSAIIGTEWQPLLVASSCILSPIILLVGVAYFRHVERRFADIA
- a CDS encoding ABC transporter ATP-binding protein, with protein sequence MLPAVHVENLSKAYRIGLEDKRERPSAFAGIGGYLKKSIRDTRRRLSEDWTDENDTFWALSDVNFTVDAGETVGLIGRNGAGKSTLLKILSRIVEPTEGKITLRGRVSSLLEVGTGFHPELTGRENVYLNGAILGMRREEIKRKFDDIVEFSEVGKFLDTPVKRYSSGMYVRLAFSVAAHLDPQIMIVDEVLAVGDASFQKKCLGKMNDVVKEGRTVLFVSHQMDAVASLCGSVMVVDGGKASERLPTEEGITRYLGGREQSAGIPLADRPRTTDRERPPIFVDLQITDEEGKPTGAIATGRGITFDVTMADFDQPGNITAAVALLNGRGQRVALFHSEYNANLVLKGTTHKKLRCHVPSLPLAPGTYHVELVAADGFTILERLERAADLEVVYSDLLGTGKVPNSKQSTVVLPANWQDLG